The following proteins are encoded in a genomic region of Nocardioides sp. cx-173:
- a CDS encoding SRPBCC family protein, translated as MAGITHSERLSVPPSAAWGFVERYTRSEVHIFSSCVGERQDGEYRIVTLADGSEVAERNVTVDPERMRAVYTVPGLLGAEHHHAEMRILEDTDGGATLTWTIDVLPHELADRLGDTYAVLFGELVEAVNARATVDRP; from the coding sequence ATGGCAGGGATCACCCATTCCGAGCGGTTGTCGGTGCCGCCCAGCGCGGCGTGGGGCTTCGTCGAGCGCTACACCCGCTCCGAGGTGCACATCTTCTCGTCCTGCGTCGGCGAGCGGCAGGACGGCGAGTACCGGATCGTGACCCTGGCCGACGGGTCCGAGGTCGCCGAGCGCAACGTCACCGTCGACCCGGAGCGGATGCGCGCGGTCTACACCGTCCCCGGCCTGCTCGGCGCCGAGCACCACCACGCGGAGATGCGGATCCTCGAGGACACCGATGGCGGCGCGACCCTCACCTGGACCATCGACGTCCTGCCGCACGAGCTCGCAGACCGACTGGGTGACACCTACGCCGTACTGTTCGGTGAGCTGGTCGAGGCCGTGAACGCACGCGCGACGGTGGACCGGCCGTGA
- a CDS encoding carboxymuconolactone decarboxylase family protein, producing MPDEIADFAADSLKAVFKRGVLSSRDRRLLTIATLVSMGSVEPLRLHTEMAVEAGVSREEIHELILHVGFYAGFGRSTDAFNVTKEALAAGDA from the coding sequence GTGCCCGACGAGATCGCCGACTTCGCCGCAGACTCCCTCAAGGCGGTCTTCAAGCGAGGCGTCCTCTCCTCGCGGGACCGCCGGCTGCTCACCATCGCGACCCTGGTCTCGATGGGCTCGGTCGAGCCGCTTCGTCTGCACACCGAGATGGCCGTGGAGGCGGGCGTGTCCCGGGAGGAGATCCACGAGCTGATCCTGCACGTCGGCTTCTATGCGGGCTTCGGTCGCTCGACCGATGCCTTCAACGTCACCAAGGAAGCACTCGCCGCCGGCGACGCCTAG
- a CDS encoding oxidoreductase yields the protein MPEQAPGDPDHTSLYPHALSPITINGCELKNRIVRAAHGTGLVGGGMGPRFLAFHEARAKGGVAMFTLEASPVHPSSLTRTGGEGMAAYLDATRSGWEEVLRRAHPHGTKVFQQLWHGGAVATPRGGGRSWAPSEVAEPSTGRLPLAMTKGMIDEVVESFAKAAATCRDVGLDGIEIHGGHGYLISQFLSPLNNHREDEYGGSLENRTRFIREILAAVRSEAGADFPLGLRMSATEEAPGGVEPADAAEIARGLEAAGLIDFLNLSIGSYYPSDLGTAAGMHAPHGYELPYSAQVAAAVSVPTMVIGRITTLAEAERIVADGIADLVSMVRATIADAELVSKSAAGLASAVRPCIGCNQGCLTASVGCTVNPRTGHEAEPAFTPAAASKSVLVVGAGPAGLEAALVAAQRGHRVTVHEAGDGPGGLTRAARRAPFRAEIGAYCDFQAGELARLGVETRYGSRVDPALVRREAPDVVVVATGSAERRDGIQRLRPLTPVPGHGLPHVVTPVDVLSGSVPVGRQVVIVDDIGNAPALSVAEYLLAEGAEVVYATCERVVGATSGSLQSTTYGRLAKSAGFTEHVRVVVEEIAADRVRLRNLDTDECVEVVADQVVLFTGFRPERSLHDELVAAGLPSFLVGDAEVPLQLDFAIGSGSRLGASL from the coding sequence ATGCCTGAACAAGCCCCCGGGGACCCGGACCACACCTCGCTCTACCCGCACGCTCTCTCGCCGATCACCATCAACGGCTGCGAGCTGAAGAACCGGATCGTGCGCGCCGCGCACGGCACCGGCCTTGTCGGGGGCGGGATGGGGCCGCGCTTCCTCGCGTTCCACGAGGCCCGCGCCAAGGGCGGCGTCGCCATGTTCACCCTCGAGGCGTCGCCGGTCCATCCGTCGTCGCTGACCCGTACCGGCGGGGAGGGGATGGCCGCCTACCTCGACGCCACCAGGAGCGGCTGGGAGGAGGTGCTCCGGCGCGCGCATCCGCACGGCACCAAGGTGTTCCAGCAGCTCTGGCACGGCGGCGCGGTCGCGACTCCCCGTGGTGGCGGCCGGTCGTGGGCGCCCTCGGAGGTGGCGGAGCCGTCGACCGGCCGGCTGCCGCTGGCGATGACCAAAGGCATGATCGACGAGGTCGTCGAGTCCTTCGCGAAGGCTGCCGCGACCTGCCGCGACGTGGGTCTGGACGGCATCGAGATCCACGGTGGGCACGGCTACCTCATCTCGCAGTTCCTCTCGCCGCTCAACAACCACCGCGAGGACGAGTACGGCGGAAGCCTGGAGAACCGGACCCGCTTCATCCGCGAGATCCTGGCCGCCGTCAGGTCCGAGGCCGGCGCCGACTTCCCCCTCGGCCTGCGCATGTCGGCGACGGAGGAGGCCCCCGGAGGAGTGGAGCCTGCTGACGCGGCCGAGATCGCGCGCGGGCTCGAGGCGGCCGGTCTGATCGACTTCCTGAACCTCTCCATCGGCAGCTACTACCCCTCTGACCTGGGGACAGCGGCGGGCATGCATGCGCCGCACGGGTACGAGCTGCCCTACAGCGCCCAGGTCGCTGCCGCGGTCAGCGTGCCCACGATGGTCATCGGCCGGATCACCACCCTCGCGGAGGCGGAGAGGATCGTCGCGGACGGGATCGCGGACCTGGTGTCGATGGTGCGCGCGACGATCGCCGACGCCGAGCTCGTCAGCAAGAGCGCGGCCGGACTGGCCTCGGCCGTCCGTCCTTGCATCGGGTGCAACCAGGGCTGTCTCACGGCCTCGGTCGGCTGCACCGTGAATCCGAGGACCGGGCACGAGGCGGAGCCGGCGTTCACGCCGGCCGCCGCGTCGAAGAGCGTCCTGGTGGTCGGTGCCGGTCCCGCGGGCCTGGAGGCGGCTCTTGTCGCCGCGCAGCGCGGTCACCGGGTCACCGTGCACGAGGCCGGCGACGGTCCCGGGGGGCTGACCCGGGCCGCCAGGAGGGCACCGTTCCGCGCGGAGATCGGGGCCTACTGCGACTTCCAGGCCGGTGAGCTGGCCCGCCTCGGGGTGGAGACCCGCTACGGGTCAAGGGTGGACCCGGCGCTGGTTCGCCGAGAGGCTCCGGACGTGGTCGTCGTCGCCACCGGCTCGGCCGAGCGGCGCGACGGCATCCAGCGGCTGCGACCGCTCACCCCGGTCCCGGGCCACGGCCTGCCGCACGTCGTGACACCCGTCGACGTGCTGAGCGGGTCGGTGCCCGTCGGGCGGCAGGTGGTCATCGTCGACGACATCGGCAACGCCCCTGCGCTCAGCGTGGCGGAGTACCTGCTTGCCGAGGGAGCCGAGGTGGTGTACGCCACCTGCGAGCGGGTGGTGGGTGCGACCTCGGGCAGCCTCCAGTCGACGACGTACGGGCGGCTCGCCAAGAGCGCCGGCTTCACCGAGCACGTGCGGGTGGTCGTCGAGGAGATCGCCGCGGACCGGGTCCGGCTGCGCAACCTCGACACCGACGAGTGCGTCGAGGTCGTGGCCGACCAGGTCGTGCTCTTCACCGGCTTCCGGCCCGAGCGCTCGCTCCACGATGAGCTCGTGGCAGCGGGTCTGCCCTCGTTCCTCGTGGGCGACGCGGAGGTCCCGCTGCAGCTCGACTTCGCGATCGGCTCCGGCAGCCGGCTGGGCGCTTCCCTCTGA
- a CDS encoding mycofactocin-coupled SDR family oxidoreductase, translating to MTENRLGRVAGKVALITGAARGQGRSHALNLAREGADIIALDVCDTVEPAMQYPMATLADLDETAALVKDLGRRVVTGVVDVRDRTQLFRAVRDAVSELGGLHVVVANAGIVAADKSVPPHTFLSTVSVNYTGVANTIEASFEHLGAGASVIATGSMAAMMSTYPTDNPGFPGIAGYSHSKRGVARLVRDLAVQFAPLGIRVNAVHPGNTETDMLLNDGMFRQFRKELEAPTRAEAEEVYGPMHLLPITSMQPQDISNTVLFLASEESRCITGMQMHVNAGATLPTTKSGAPD from the coding sequence ATGACTGAGAACCGTCTAGGAAGAGTCGCCGGCAAGGTGGCACTGATCACGGGTGCCGCGCGAGGTCAGGGACGCAGCCACGCCCTGAACCTGGCCCGGGAGGGCGCCGACATCATCGCGCTCGACGTGTGCGACACCGTCGAGCCCGCGATGCAGTACCCCATGGCCACCCTTGCGGACCTCGACGAGACCGCCGCGCTGGTCAAGGACCTCGGTCGGCGCGTGGTCACCGGCGTGGTCGACGTGCGCGACCGCACCCAGCTCTTCCGAGCCGTGCGCGATGCCGTGTCCGAGCTCGGGGGCCTGCACGTCGTCGTGGCGAACGCCGGCATCGTGGCCGCGGACAAATCGGTCCCCCCACACACCTTCCTCTCGACGGTGTCGGTCAACTACACCGGTGTGGCGAACACGATCGAGGCGTCCTTCGAGCACCTGGGCGCGGGTGCCTCGGTGATCGCGACCGGGTCGATGGCCGCCATGATGTCCACGTACCCCACCGACAACCCCGGGTTCCCCGGCATCGCCGGCTACAGCCACTCGAAGCGGGGGGTGGCCAGGCTGGTGCGCGACCTCGCGGTGCAGTTCGCCCCGCTCGGCATTCGGGTCAACGCGGTACACCCGGGCAACACCGAGACCGACATGCTGCTGAACGACGGGATGTTCCGGCAGTTCCGCAAGGAGCTGGAGGCACCCACCCGGGCCGAGGCCGAGGAGGTGTACGGACCGATGCACCTGTTGCCGATCACCTCCATGCAGCCGCAGGACATCTCCAACACGGTGCTGTTCCTGGCATCGGAGGAGTCGCGCTGCATCACCGGGATGCAGATGCACGTGAATGCGGGCGCGACCCTGCCCACCACCAAGAGTGGCGCACCGGACTGA
- a CDS encoding amidohydrolase family protein has translation MMVSVDDHIVEPATIWTDRLPASYGDQAPRLVREKLPSVVTPGTDVWADVWHFGQRRIHSPRAFAASTFAVGQHDFDGLANSMEPMTYEEMRPGAYDMKARLLDMDVDGIEASVCFPNAFVRFCGQTFLEHPDKELALLCVRAYNDWMIEEWQGPSDGRLFGMTVVPLWDAELAAAEVRRNAARGLTSMTFAATPPSLGLPSVYTRYWDPLFLACEETGTVINIHLGAGGAGGSSATKDSPIAMGVTIAMNFSPPAWSMCDWIISGVFERFPNLRVAYSEAQAGWMPYVLHRLDSLYDYGPELQGFDRLPERPSTYVKDHIFACVFDDPVVIDQLAAAGPEGYHGLTLDNICFESDYPHTDSSFPYTRDNARSMTAPLNEAQRTKVLRTNAAKLYNIERVLKGTEDKRLPFGRDKPLEPAPAHWVPPRMTLPNGWMVED, from the coding sequence ATGATGGTGTCGGTTGACGACCACATCGTCGAGCCGGCGACGATCTGGACGGATCGTCTTCCGGCGTCGTACGGCGACCAGGCGCCTCGGCTGGTACGGGAGAAGCTCCCCTCGGTAGTGACCCCGGGCACCGACGTGTGGGCGGACGTGTGGCACTTCGGGCAGCGTCGGATCCACAGCCCGCGTGCGTTCGCGGCATCGACGTTCGCCGTGGGCCAGCATGACTTCGACGGCCTGGCGAACTCCATGGAGCCGATGACCTACGAGGAGATGCGCCCGGGTGCCTATGACATGAAGGCGCGCCTGCTCGACATGGACGTCGACGGCATCGAGGCCAGCGTGTGCTTCCCGAACGCGTTCGTCCGGTTCTGCGGCCAGACCTTCCTCGAGCACCCGGACAAGGAGCTGGCGCTGCTCTGTGTGAGGGCCTACAACGACTGGATGATCGAGGAGTGGCAGGGCCCCTCGGACGGTCGCCTGTTCGGCATGACCGTGGTCCCGCTGTGGGACGCGGAGCTGGCTGCGGCTGAGGTGCGACGCAACGCGGCGCGGGGCCTGACGTCGATGACGTTCGCGGCGACGCCGCCGTCGCTGGGTCTGCCGTCGGTCTACACGCGGTACTGGGACCCGCTGTTCCTGGCGTGCGAGGAGACCGGGACGGTCATCAACATCCACCTCGGCGCGGGTGGCGCAGGCGGCTCCTCTGCCACGAAGGACTCCCCGATCGCCATGGGCGTGACGATCGCGATGAACTTCTCGCCGCCGGCCTGGTCGATGTGCGACTGGATCATCTCAGGGGTGTTCGAGCGGTTCCCCAACCTGCGCGTCGCCTACTCCGAGGCGCAGGCGGGGTGGATGCCGTACGTCCTGCACCGCCTCGACAGCCTCTACGACTACGGTCCGGAGCTGCAGGGCTTCGACCGGCTCCCGGAGCGGCCGAGCACCTACGTGAAGGACCACATCTTCGCGTGCGTCTTCGACGACCCGGTAGTGATCGACCAGCTGGCCGCCGCCGGCCCGGAGGGCTATCACGGCCTGACCCTGGACAACATCTGCTTCGAGAGCGACTACCCGCACACGGACTCGTCGTTCCCCTACACCCGCGACAACGCCCGCTCCATGACGGCGCCGTTGAACGAGGCGCAGCGGACCAAGGTGCTGCGCACCAACGCGGCGAAGCTCTACAACATCGAGCGGGTGCTGAAGGGCACGGAGGACAAGCGGCTGCCGTTCGGCCGGGACAAGCCCCTGGAGCCGGCTCCCGCGCACTGGGTGCCGCCGCGGATGACGCTGCCCAACGGCTGGATGGTCGAGGACTGA
- a CDS encoding nuclear transport factor 2 family protein: MSTDLTDLQYAYGYALDDRDADALGAVFDPDYAYRIFAPGAAEPLARISEHDAFARMIRMMTERYTRTMHAMSNPLNAVDPSAPERATGRVYCVAHHVIADEEPARTFVVYVRYDDEFRRGTDAVWRILRRDVHFLWFEDGNAPVAWEVAAQRGRLV; this comes from the coding sequence GTGAGCACGGACCTCACCGACCTGCAGTACGCCTACGGCTACGCGCTCGACGATCGGGACGCGGACGCGCTCGGCGCGGTCTTCGATCCCGACTACGCCTACCGGATCTTCGCGCCGGGGGCCGCCGAGCCGCTGGCCCGGATCAGTGAGCACGATGCGTTCGCGCGGATGATCAGGATGATGACCGAGCGCTACACGCGCACCATGCACGCGATGAGCAACCCCCTCAACGCCGTCGATCCCAGCGCGCCGGAGCGCGCGACCGGGAGGGTGTACTGCGTCGCGCATCACGTCATCGCCGACGAGGAGCCCGCGCGGACGTTCGTGGTCTACGTCCGCTACGACGACGAGTTCCGTCGCGGCACGGACGCCGTGTGGCGCATCCTGCGGCGAGACGTGCACTTCTTGTGGTTCGAGGACGGCAACGCACCCGTTGCGTGGGAGGTCGCCGCACAGCGCGGGCGCCTCGTCTGA
- a CDS encoding mycofactocin-coupled SDR family oxidoreductase — MAGRVEGKVAFITGAARGQGRSHALRLAEEGADIIGMDLLEPLPFVTYSGATQDDLDETVRLVEKTGRRMIARQGDVRDLARLKEIADEGVAEFGHLDIVCANAGIMIMHEWQDGTPEIWETSLGTNLTGVWNTVMATAQHLIDNGGGSMILTSSSAGTKAQPWLNTYVASKFGVVGVMHAFALELAEHNIRVNSLHPTGVSTEMVMHVGELMEGFISRHPQLGGTIVNLLPIMASEPIDQSNAVLWLASDESRYVTSTTLHVDAGVTQY; from the coding sequence ATGGCTGGACGAGTCGAAGGCAAGGTCGCTTTCATCACCGGAGCGGCGCGCGGGCAGGGACGCAGCCATGCCCTGCGTCTGGCGGAGGAGGGTGCCGACATCATCGGGATGGACCTGCTCGAACCGCTCCCGTTCGTGACCTACTCGGGTGCCACCCAGGACGACCTCGACGAGACGGTCCGCCTGGTCGAGAAGACCGGACGCCGGATGATCGCCCGCCAGGGCGACGTCCGCGATCTCGCCCGGCTCAAGGAGATCGCCGACGAGGGCGTCGCGGAGTTCGGCCACCTCGACATCGTCTGCGCGAACGCCGGCATCATGATCATGCACGAGTGGCAGGACGGCACCCCCGAGATCTGGGAGACCAGCCTCGGCACCAACCTGACCGGTGTCTGGAACACGGTCATGGCGACCGCGCAGCACCTCATCGACAACGGTGGCGGCTCGATGATCCTGACCAGCTCGTCGGCGGGCACGAAGGCGCAGCCGTGGCTCAACACCTACGTCGCCTCGAAGTTCGGCGTGGTCGGCGTGATGCACGCCTTCGCTCTCGAGCTGGCCGAGCACAACATCCGGGTGAACTCGCTGCACCCGACCGGCGTCTCGACCGAGATGGTGATGCACGTCGGCGAGCTGATGGAGGGCTTCATCAGTCGGCACCCCCAGCTGGGCGGGACGATCGTCAACCTGCTGCCGATCATGGCCTCCGAGCCGATCGACCAGTCGAACGCGGTGCTCTGGCTCGCGAGCGACGAGTCCCGCTACGTGACGTCGACGACGCTGCACGTGGACGCCGGCGTCACGCAGTACTAG
- a CDS encoding MmgE/PrpD family protein, with amino-acid sequence MQRPYEETGLTARLARFVVDTTYDDIPAEVVEYAKVMLTDALGVAFGASVLEDTRRFVTVAEAMGGPEQATILTTGTRVSAPAAAWANGYLAQALDADDTYYSNGHPLASIAGALMAAGEEVGASGKELITALVVGYDVSIRCRRSFYQAPNGYSSSFGAFVMGAAAAVAKLYRLNVEQTAITFGTASFTSPGQGIRWGAMSLGERHAMKYWPNLSQAFAAVTSGQLARAGVTGDRTVFEGTPSFAMLLGYGGIDEQLMFEDLGTRWFINETSIKPWAVCKYPMITMTQVRELMQEEGLTAEDIDAVHVQTWDFLAGPYTTEFTELTDEYDAQISFRHAVAATVLGWEMGPDWQARAVGNSQLNDLAQKVTVVPNPTYREDSTFTPEGNRAMATVITVGAGGKEYVRRASSALGDGFDERYRYDFAMVREKFLDYAKHSLTGEQMERILANLEHLETLEDVRFQLTA; translated from the coding sequence GTGCAGCGTCCATATGAAGAGACCGGTCTGACCGCGAGGCTCGCCCGATTCGTCGTCGACACGACCTACGACGACATCCCGGCCGAGGTGGTCGAGTACGCCAAGGTGATGCTGACCGACGCCCTCGGCGTGGCGTTCGGCGCGTCGGTGCTCGAGGACACGCGCCGCTTCGTGACCGTCGCGGAGGCGATGGGCGGTCCGGAGCAGGCCACGATCCTCACGACCGGCACGCGGGTGTCGGCGCCCGCAGCGGCCTGGGCGAACGGCTATCTCGCGCAGGCGCTCGACGCCGACGACACCTACTACTCCAACGGCCACCCCCTCGCGTCGATCGCCGGCGCGCTGATGGCTGCCGGCGAAGAGGTCGGCGCCAGCGGCAAGGAGCTGATCACGGCGCTGGTGGTGGGCTACGACGTGTCGATCCGTTGCCGCCGCTCGTTCTACCAGGCCCCGAACGGCTACTCGTCCTCGTTCGGCGCCTTCGTCATGGGCGCAGCCGCCGCGGTCGCGAAGCTGTACCGGCTGAACGTCGAACAGACCGCGATCACCTTCGGCACGGCCTCGTTCACCTCCCCCGGCCAGGGCATCCGCTGGGGTGCGATGAGCCTCGGCGAGCGGCACGCCATGAAGTACTGGCCGAACCTCTCGCAGGCCTTCGCCGCCGTCACCTCCGGGCAGCTCGCACGAGCCGGCGTCACGGGCGACCGCACCGTGTTCGAGGGGACCCCGAGCTTCGCGATGCTGCTCGGGTACGGGGGCATCGACGAGCAGCTGATGTTCGAGGACCTGGGCACGCGCTGGTTCATCAACGAGACCTCCATCAAGCCCTGGGCCGTCTGCAAGTACCCGATGATCACCATGACGCAGGTGCGCGAGCTGATGCAGGAGGAGGGGCTGACGGCCGAGGACATCGACGCCGTCCACGTCCAGACCTGGGACTTCCTCGCCGGCCCGTACACGACCGAGTTCACCGAGCTCACCGACGAGTACGACGCGCAGATCAGCTTCCGCCACGCGGTCGCCGCCACCGTGCTCGGCTGGGAGATGGGCCCGGACTGGCAGGCGCGGGCGGTCGGCAACAGCCAGCTCAACGACCTCGCCCAGAAGGTCACCGTCGTCCCCAACCCGACCTACCGGGAGGACAGCACGTTCACCCCCGAGGGCAACCGCGCCATGGCGACCGTGATCACGGTCGGTGCCGGCGGCAAGGAGTACGTGCGCAGGGCCAGCAGCGCGCTCGGCGACGGATTCGACGAGCGCTACCGCTACGACTTCGCCATGGTCCGGGAGAAGTTCCTCGACTACGCCAAGCACTCCCTGACCGGCGAGCAGATGGAGCGGATCCTCGCCAACCTCGAGCACCTCGAGACGCTCGAGGACGTTCGGTTCCAGCTGACCGCCTGA
- a CDS encoding ABC transporter substrate-binding protein, giving the protein MFKLRSLRTLVAASAAALALAACGGGDGSSDSEGGPKGEAVSGGTLTLISNAEPRGLDPAVMQSAWAFNPAEGDALYGALIHIDSVTGEVTPKMAESWETTDNGKTFTLKLREGLKFTDGTPLDAEAVKYNWDRLKDPTISPTHAGVAALVQSTEAVDATTLKVTMLSPTPQYSSGVATSSLNWIASPKALEAGPEAFNANPIGAGPFKLVKWTPNDVIELEKNEDYYEGPEKPYLDKLLVRTVVDTNQRYNTLMSDGADLILDNNPVTVKKLEDAGKQVDSFQLGGGNFLTLNSKKPPFDDIRARQAVAAAVDLDQINEVLYQGLGVVTHTLFAEGAPLYSDKPLDGYDPEKAKELFDELAADGKPVEFTFTSFGSFETNTLGENLITQLSQYDNVKVDMKTIELAQTGPVLVGGDYDMIVLGTNFSGDPDPRVWLGYHSLSPIGAFVSSPEMDAALDAGRAAATLEERKAAYDKVQDLLIEQRPVIFYNTAEPSMIANDNVGGLAQQSWGTPIVDGLWIAD; this is encoded by the coding sequence ATGTTCAAGCTCAGAAGTTTGCGGACGCTCGTGGCCGCCTCGGCCGCAGCCCTCGCGCTTGCCGCCTGCGGCGGCGGCGACGGTTCATCGGACAGCGAGGGTGGCCCCAAGGGCGAGGCCGTTTCGGGCGGCACCCTGACCCTGATCTCCAACGCCGAGCCCCGAGGCCTCGACCCTGCTGTGATGCAGAGCGCCTGGGCCTTCAACCCCGCCGAGGGCGACGCTCTCTACGGCGCACTGATCCACATCGACTCCGTGACCGGTGAGGTCACGCCGAAGATGGCCGAGAGCTGGGAGACCACCGACAACGGCAAGACCTTCACGCTCAAGCTGCGTGAGGGTTTGAAGTTCACCGACGGCACGCCCCTCGACGCCGAGGCCGTCAAGTACAACTGGGACCGCCTCAAGGACCCGACCATCTCGCCCACCCACGCCGGCGTCGCCGCGCTGGTGCAGTCGACCGAGGCAGTCGACGCCACCACGTTGAAGGTGACCATGCTGTCGCCGACCCCCCAGTACTCCAGCGGCGTCGCGACGTCCAGCCTCAACTGGATCGCCTCCCCGAAGGCCCTGGAGGCCGGCCCCGAGGCCTTCAACGCCAACCCGATCGGCGCCGGCCCGTTCAAGCTCGTCAAGTGGACGCCCAACGACGTCATCGAGCTGGAGAAGAACGAGGACTACTACGAGGGTCCGGAGAAGCCGTACCTCGACAAGCTCCTCGTCCGCACCGTCGTGGACACCAACCAGCGCTACAACACCCTGATGAGCGACGGCGCGGACCTGATCCTCGACAACAACCCCGTCACCGTGAAGAAGCTCGAGGATGCCGGCAAGCAGGTTGACAGCTTCCAGCTCGGCGGCGGCAACTTCTTGACCCTGAACTCCAAGAAGCCGCCGTTCGACGACATCCGTGCGCGGCAGGCGGTCGCCGCGGCGGTCGATCTCGACCAGATCAACGAGGTGCTCTACCAAGGTCTCGGCGTCGTCACCCACACGCTGTTCGCCGAGGGCGCGCCGCTCTACTCCGACAAGCCCCTCGACGGCTACGACCCGGAGAAGGCCAAGGAGCTCTTCGACGAGCTGGCCGCGGACGGCAAGCCGGTCGAGTTCACCTTCACCAGCTTCGGCTCGTTCGAGACCAACACGTTGGGCGAGAACCTCATCACCCAGCTGTCTCAGTACGACAACGTCAAGGTCGACATGAAGACCATCGAGCTGGCTCAGACCGGGCCCGTGCTCGTGGGTGGCGACTACGACATGATCGTCCTGGGCACGAACTTCAGCGGTGACCCCGACCCGCGCGTCTGGCTCGGCTACCACAGCCTGTCGCCGATCGGCGCCTTCGTGAGCTCGCCGGAGATGGACGCCGCGCTCGACGCCGGACGCGCGGCCGCCACCCTGGAGGAGCGCAAGGCGGCCTACGACAAGGTCCAGGACCTCCTGATCGAGCAGCGCCCGGTGATCTTCTACAACACCGCCGAGCCCTCGATGATCGCCAACGACAACGTGGGCGGCCTGGCACAGCAGAGCTGGGGCACCCCGATCGTCGACGGTCTCTGGATCGCCGACTGA
- a CDS encoding amidohydrolase family protein gives MKEAFADQVAQAAESNGQRYVIVSTDDHAGPRPSVHLRDYCPPQFLEAFDEECREQDRVSAEHDLQVEAARARIAAGTGTVSDLSLDELGKCRDAKGHDDPHARLADMDGDGVAAEIIFAGGQNDTELPWVGFGWSAGPSENDELRRTSYRMWNHWLADFCSTAPERLIGVMQIPIWNIDKAIEELHWGAERGLRVVNLHAPRADYPAYTDLAYEPFWDACEEVGAVLATHAGAIPPFDPNTRSLSALIQTELHYTGNRGLPQLIWGGVFERHPKLRYVLTEQRIDFAPGMLSLMDTYYDNRVGQSQPASQGGVISPAWPRHENGYDPVIAELPRRPSDYWHDHCFLSGSFLAPYEVGLRHEVGLGNLMWASDYPHSEGTWPDTALSLRNTFATVPEPETRMILGENAVQVFGLDGAKLREVADRIGPKPEELRVPVRPEEIPLGRNFAFREQGTYA, from the coding sequence ATGAAGGAAGCGTTCGCTGACCAGGTCGCGCAGGCCGCCGAGTCGAACGGCCAGCGGTATGTGATCGTCTCGACGGACGACCACGCGGGACCGCGCCCCTCGGTGCACCTGCGGGACTACTGCCCGCCGCAGTTCCTCGAGGCGTTCGACGAGGAGTGCCGGGAGCAGGACCGGGTCTCGGCCGAGCACGATCTCCAGGTGGAGGCGGCCCGGGCGCGCATCGCGGCGGGGACGGGGACCGTGTCGGACCTGTCCCTCGACGAGCTCGGCAAGTGCCGTGACGCCAAGGGCCATGACGACCCGCATGCCCGGCTCGCTGACATGGACGGCGACGGCGTCGCCGCCGAGATCATCTTCGCGGGCGGCCAGAACGACACCGAGCTGCCCTGGGTCGGCTTCGGCTGGTCCGCCGGTCCGAGCGAGAACGACGAGCTGCGTCGGACCTCCTACCGGATGTGGAACCACTGGCTGGCCGACTTCTGCTCCACCGCCCCCGAGCGCCTGATCGGCGTCATGCAGATCCCGATCTGGAACATCGACAAGGCGATCGAGGAGCTCCACTGGGGTGCCGAGCGTGGTCTGCGGGTCGTGAACCTGCACGCCCCGCGCGCGGACTACCCGGCCTACACGGACCTCGCCTACGAGCCGTTCTGGGACGCCTGCGAGGAGGTGGGCGCGGTGCTGGCGACCCACGCCGGCGCGATCCCGCCGTTCGACCCGAACACGCGGAGCCTGTCGGCACTGATCCAGACCGAGCTGCACTACACCGGCAACCGGGGTCTGCCGCAGCTCATCTGGGGCGGCGTCTTCGAGCGCCACCCCAAGCTGAGGTACGTCCTCACCGAGCAGCGCATCGACTTCGCGCCGGGGATGCTCTCGCTGATGGACACCTACTACGACAACCGGGTGGGGCAGTCGCAGCCGGCGAGCCAGGGCGGAGTCATCTCGCCGGCCTGGCCGCGCCACGAGAACGGGTACGACCCGGTCATCGCAGAGCTGCCCCGTCGGCCGAGCGACTACTGGCACGACCACTGCTTCCTCAGCGGCAGCTTCCTGGCCCCCTACGAGGTCGGGCTGCGCCACGAGGTGGGCCTGGGCAACCTGATGTGGGCGTCCGACTACCCGCACTCCGAGGGGACCTGGCCCGACACGGCCCTCTCGCTGCGGAACACGTTCGCGACCGTGCCGGAGCCGGAGACCCGGATGATCCTCGGCGAGAACGCGGTGCAGGTCTTCGGCCTCGACGGCGCGAAGCTCCGCGAGGTGGCGGACCGGATCGGTCCGAAGCCCGAGGAGCTGCGCGTTCCCGTGCGGCCCGAGGAGATCCCGCTGGGGCGCAACTTCGCATTCCGGGAGCAGGGCACCTATGCCTGA